In the Wyeomyia smithii strain HCP4-BCI-WySm-NY-G18 chromosome 2, ASM2978416v1, whole genome shotgun sequence genome, one interval contains:
- the LOC129726063 gene encoding spectrin beta chain isoform X4 gives MTTDISVVRWDPSQGPGQEYIDEYEYDGGNSSSRLFERSRIKALAEERESVQKKTFTKWVNSHLVRVNSRIGDLYVDMRDGKNLIKLLEVLSGERLPRPTKGKMRIHCLENVDKALQFLRDQRVHLENIGSHDIVDGNASLNLGLIWTIILRFQIQDITIEETDNKETKSAKDALLLWCQMKTAGYHNVNVRNFTTSWRDGLAFNAIIHKHRPDLIQFEKLTKNNPIQNLNNAFNVAEEKLGLTKLLDAEDVFVEHPDEKSIITYVVTYYHYFSKLKQETVQGKRIGKVVGIAMDNDRMINEYESLTSELLKWIEVTIVQLGDRQFANSLVGVQQQLAQFSNYRTVEKPPKFVEKGNLEVLLFTLQSKMRANNQKPYTPKEGKMISDINKAWERLEKAEHERELALREELIRQEKLEQLAARFNRKATMRETWLSENQRLVSTDNFGFDLAAVEAAAKKHEAIETDIFAYEERVQAVVAVCNELEAEKYHDIERIAARKENVLRLWNYLLELLRARRMRLEFSIQLQQNFQEMIYILDSMEEIKQRLLTDDYGKHLMGVEDLLQKHSLVEADINVLGERVKQVVQNSQKFLGDEEGGYKPCDPAIIVDRVQRLEDAYAELCKLAVERRSRLEESRKLWQFYWDMADEENWIKEKEQIVSTDEIGHDLTTVNLLLSKHKALEKEINSHEQQLMAVSTVGDELVRQGHFGADRIDERLKEILAMWNNLLDLTVSRRKRLENAVDYFQLFADADDVDNWMLDALRLVSSEDVGRDEANVQSLLKKHKDVADELKNYAETIEQLHTQAKNLILNEPEQQKVQERLAAIDARYKELMELAKLRKQRLLDALSLYKLISESDGVEQWIGEKERMLQTMVPGKDIEDVEIMKHRYDGFDKEMNANASRVAVVNQLARQLLHVEHPNSEEIIEKQNHLNQSWSKLRDQAESKRDELKSAHGVQTFYIECRETVSWIEDKKRILTETDSLQMDLTGVMTLQRRLSGMERDLAAIQAKLTALESEADAIEGEHPEEAALIRERVAQIQVIWEQLTQMLKERDSKLEEAGDLHRFLRDLDHFQTWLTKTQTDVASEDTPTSLPEAEKLLNQHQSIREEIDNYTEDYTKMMEYGEGLTSEPTQTEDPQYMFLRERLKALKDGWEELHQMWENRQVLLSQSLDQQLFNRDARQAEVLLSQQEHVLSKDDTPVNLEQAENQLKRHEAFLTTMEANDEKINTIIQVSEQLAEKQHFDSEKIGKRAESIAHRRDDNRTRAIELHEKLKNQVKLHEFLQDIEELTEWVQEKYITAQDDTYRSAKTVHSKWTRHQAFEAEIAANKERLHEAQKAAQDLMVEKPEFKEIIEPKLQDLAKNFDDLETSTKEKGALLFDAKREVIVQQSVDDIDSWMDDLEKQIINTDTGNDLTSVNILMQKQQVIQTQMAVKARQVEELEKQTEVLTKTVPQDVVEPIVEKKQAVHDRFEKIKAPLLERQRQLEKKKEAFQFRRDVEEEKLWIDEKMPLANSQEYGNSLFNVHVLKKKHQSLNTEIDNHEPRIMTICNNGQKLIDEGHEDASQFADLISQLTLKWQELKDAIDNRHKQLDQSEKVQQYFFDAAEAESWMSEQELYMMVEDRGKDEISAQNLMKKHETLEQSVEDYADTIRQLGETARQLTTEQHAYSDQVSVKQSQLDKLYAGLKDLAGERRARLDEALQLFMLNREVDDLEQWIAERELVAGSHELGQDYDHITLLWERFNEFAQDTATVGSERVAKANGIADDLISAGHSDSATIAEWKDGLNESWQDLLELIETRKAMLAASRELHKFFHDCKDVLGRIIEKQHGVSDELGRDAGSVSALQRKHQNFIQDLMTLHSQVQLIQEESAKLQAAYAGEKAREITNREHEVLAAWANLQGMCDARKNKLADTGDLFKFFNMVRTLMLWMEDVVRQMNTSEKPRDVSGVELLMNNHQSLKAEIDTREDNFSACLALGKELLARNHYASADIKERLLQLTNSRNALLHRWEERWENLQLILEVYQFARDAAVAEAWLIAQEPYLMSTELGHTIDEVENLIKKHEAFEKSAAAQEERFSALERLTTFELKEMKRRQEAAEEAERQRLQAEAEAKAAAEAEAEAARQAEAAARDTADAPGSPHSPKEQESVHAKPRPGSKEVTMPMQGPRTSSSRTGTVPKYASNRPSPGGTDEGVQEGILTRKHEWESTTKKSTNRSWDKVYSVARNGRLAFFKDQKSSKSVPEQTFRGEPPLELKGAQIEIATDYTKKKHVFRIKLSNGGEFLLQCHDDAEMNQWVTALKAQCELDASGEGRSLTLPASSQKDEQKRRSFFTLKKN, from the exons ATGACGACTGACATCTCGGTAGTACGATGGGACCCCAGTCAGGGTCCCGGTCAGGAATACATCGACGAATACGAATACGATGGAGGAAACTCCAGTTCACGTCTTTTCGAACGGTCACGAATAAAAGCTTTAGCAG AGGAACGTGAAAGTGTTCAAAAAAAGACATTCACAAAATGGGTCAATTCGCATTTAGTGCGGGTCAACAGTCGAATAGGCGACCTGTACGTTGACATGCGAGATGGCAAAAATTTGATTAAGCTCTTGGAAGTGTTATCCGGGGAGCGCTTGCCAAGGCCAACGAAGGGAAAGATGCGTATCCACTGCCTAGAGAATGTAGACAAAGCATTGCAGTTCCTGCGTGATCAGCGCGTCCATTTGGAGAACATCGGCTCCCACGATATTGTCGATGGTAATGCAAGTCTAAATCTAGGTCTGATTTGGACTATCATTTTGCGGTTCCAG ATCCAAGACATTACAATAGAAGAAACTGACAACAAAGAAACGAAATCCGCAAAAGATGCCTTGTTGCtctggtgtcaaatgaaaactGCCGGTTATCACAATGTTAACGTGCGCAATTTCACCACATCATGGCGCGATGGTCTTGCATTTAATGCAATTATTCACAAACATCGCCCGGACCTGATTCAGTTTGAAAAGCTGACAAAGAACAACCCTATCCAGAACCTGAACAATGCGTTCAACGTTGCGGAAGAGAAGCTTGGACTGACTAAGCTGCTGGATGCAGAGGATGTGTTCGTCGAACACCCGGACGAAAAGTCCATCATCACATATGTCGTGACGTACTACCACTATTTCAGCAAGCTGAAACAGGAGACCGTGCAGGGCAAACGTATCGGCAAGGTAGTAGGTATCGCCATGGATAACGATCGTATGATCAACGAGTATGAATCGCTTACCAGTGAGTTGCTGAAGTGGATCGAAGTGACAATCGTTCAGTTAGGTGATCGACAATTCGCGAACTCGTTGGTTGGTGTACAACAGCAACTAGCACAATTCTCTAATTACCGAACGGTTGAAAAACCACCGAAGTTCGTGGAAAAGGGAAACTTAGAAGTGCTGCTATTCACCCTTCAATCTAAAATGAGAGCAAACAATCAAAAACCGTACACTCCAAAAGAGGGAAAAATGATTTCTGATATTAACAAAGCTTGGGAGCGTTTGGAGAAGGCTGAACATGAACGAGAATTAGCACTCCGAGAAGAACTTATCCGGCAGGAAAAATTGGAACAGTTGGCTGCACGTTTCAATCGCAAAGCAACAATGAGGGAAACCTGGTTATCAGAAAACCAACGTCTGGTCAGTACAGACAATTTCGGATTCGATTTGGCAGCAGTTGAAGCAGCTGCCAAGAAGCATGAAGCCATTGAGACCGATATTTTTGCTTACGAAGAACGAGTTCAAGCTGTTGTTGCAGTTTGTAATGAGTTGGAGGCCGAAAAGTATCATGACATAGAACGAATTGCTGCTCGTAAGGAGAATGTTCTTCGTCTGTGGAACTATCTTCTTGAACTTTTGAGGGCTAGGCGAATGCGGCTGGAATTCTCCATTCAGTTGCAACAGAACTTCCAGGAAATGATCTACATTTTAGACTCGATGGAGGAAATCAAACAGCGTCTGCTAACCGACGATTACGGCAAGCATTTGATGGGTGTGGAAGACTTGTTGCAAAAGCATTCACTAGTTGAAGCTGATATAAACGTTCTCGGCGAACGTGTTAAACAAGTTGTACAGAACTCACAAAAATTCTTGGGCGACGAAGAAGGCGGTTACAAGCCTTGCGACCCAGCGATCATTGTCGACCGTGTTCAGCGTCTAGAAGATGCATATGCCGAGTTGTGCAAACTTGCTGTTGAACGTCGTTCTCGGCTTGAAGAGAGTCGCAAGCTGTGGCAATTCTATTGGGATATGGCAGATGAAGAAAATTGGATTAAAGAAAAGGAACAGATTGTATCCACTGATGAGATTGGTCATGATCTAACAACTGTGAATCTTTTGTTATCAAAACACAAAGCATTAGAGAAGGAAATTAATTCTCATGAACAACAGTTAATGGCTGTTAGCACAGTTGGTGACGAACTGGTTCGTCAGGGACACTTTGGAGCTGACCGCATCGACGAACGTCTCAAAGAGATCTTGGCTATGTGGAACAATTTGTTGGACTTGACCGTTTCGCGTCGTAAGCGCCTTGAAAATGCAGTGGACTACTTCCAGCTGTTTGCCGATGCTGATGATGTGGATAACTGGATGTTGGATGCTCTACGCCTCGTTTCATCCGAAGATGTTGGACGAGATGAAGCCAATGTGCAGAgtctattgaaaaaacacaaagACGTTGCGGATGAACTGAAAAATTATGCCGAAACCATTGAACAGTTGCATACTCAGGCTAAGAATTTGATCCTGAATGAACCGGAACAGCAAAAGGTTCAGGAACGTCTTGCTGCTATCGATGCCCGTTACAAAGAACTCATGGAACTGGCTAAACTTCGCAAACAACGGCTATTGGACGCCCTTAGTCTGTATAAACTCATTTCCGAAAGTGACGGAGTGGAACAATGGATAGGCGAAAAAGAACGTATGTTACAGACTATGGTACCAGGAAAAGATATCGAGGATGttgaaatcatgaaacatcgttACGATGGTTTTGATAAGGAAATGAATGCGAATGCTTCCCGCGTAGCTGTCGTTAATCAGCTTGCTCGCCAGCTCTTACACGTTGAGCATCCCAATTCGGAGGAAATCATTGAAAAGCAGAATCATCTGAATCAAAGCTGGTCGAAACTTCGAGACCAGGCCGAAAGTAAGCGCGACGAGCTGAAATCTGCTCATGGAGTACAGACATTCTACATCGAATGCCGTGAAACCGTGTCCTGGATCGAGGATAAAAAACGTATTCTTACAGAAACAGACAGTCTGCAGATGGATTTGACCGGGGTAATGACATTGCAACGTCGTCTAAGCGGAATGGAACGTGACTTGGCCGCGATCCAAGCCAAATTAACTGCCCTTGAAAGTGAAGCAGATGCAATCGAAGGTGAACATCCAGAGGAAGCTGCTTTGATCCGCGAAAGAGTGGCCCAAATCCAAGTTATTTGGGAACAGTTGACACAAATGCTTAAAGAACGTGACTCGAAACTGGAAGAAGCAGGCGATCTGCATCGTTTCCTGCGTGATTTAGATCACTTCCAGACCTGGTTAACCAAGACACAGACGGATGTGGCTTCAGAAGACACTCCAACTTCGCTACCAGAAGCCGAAAAACTACTGAATCAACACCAGAGTATTCGTGAAGAAATCGACAACTATACTGAGGATTACACTAAGATGATGGAGTATGGTGAAGGTTTAACTTCAGAGCCGACACAAACCGAAGATCCACAATACATGTTCCTACGTGAACGCTTGAAGGCCCTGAAGGATGGTTGGGAAGAACTGCATCAAATGTGGGAGAATCGGCAGGTTTTGCTTTCGCAGAGCTTGGATCAACAGCTATTTAACCGAGATGCTCGGCAGGCCGAAGTGCTTCTAAGCCAACAAGAGCATGTTCTTAGCAAGGATGATACGCCGGTTAATCTTGAACAAGCGGAAAATCAACTGAAGCGTCACGAGGCTTTCCTTACTACGATGGAAGCCAATGACGAAAAGATCAACACTATTATCCAAGTTTCAGAGCAGTTGGCTGAGAAACAGCACTTCGATTCGGAAAAGATTGGTAAGCGAGCGGAAAGCATCGCTCATCGACGCGATGACAATCGTACCCGTGCTATTGAGTTGCACGAAAAATTGAAGAACCAAGTGAAACTGCACGAATTCCTGCAGGATATTGAAGAGCTGACTGAATGGGTACAAGAAAAATACATCACTGCTCAGGATGACACTTACCGTAGCGCTAAAACCGTTCATAGCAAATGGACACGCCATCAAGCCTTTGAGGCGGAAATTGCTGCAAACAAAGAGCGTTTACATGAGGCTCAAAAGGCTGCCCAAGATTTAATGGTGGAGAAACCGGAGTTCAAAGAAATCATTGAACCCAAGTTGCAAGATTTGGCGAAGAACTTTGACGATCTCGAGACAAGCACCAAAGAAAAGGGAGCTCTTCTATTCGATGCTAAGCGTGAAGTTATCGTGCAACAGAGCGTGGATGATATTGATTCCTGGATGGATGATCTCGAAAAGCAAATCATCAATACTGATACGGGTAATGATTTGACTTCAGTgaatattttgatgcaaaagcAACAGGTCATTCAAACACAGATGGCTGTCAAAGCGCGTCAAGTTGAAGAGCTTGAGAAGCAAACCGAAGTCCTTACAAAGACCGTTCCTCAGGATGTCGTAGAACCGATTGTGGAGAAGAAACAAGCTGTTCACGACCGGTTCGAAAAGATCAAAGCTCCATTGCTCGAGCGTCAACGCCAGCTCGAGAAAAAGAAGGAAGCCTTCCAGTTCCGTCGTGATGTCGAGGAAGAAAAACTGTGGATTGATGAAAAGATGCCGTTGGCTAACTCCCAGGAGTATGGTAACTCATTGTTCAATGTGCATGTACTGAAAAAGAAGCATCAATCGCTGAACACCGAAATTGATAATCACGAACCGCGAATAATGACTATCTGTAATAATGGACAAAAACTGATCGATGAAGGGCATGAAGATGCTTCTCAATTCGCGGATCTCATCAGTCAACTGACACTGAAATGGCAGGAGTTGAAGGATGCAATCGATAATCGACACAAACAGTTGGACCAATCAGAAAAGGTACAGCAATACTTCTTTGATGCTGCTGAAGCAGAATCATGGATGAGCGAACAGGAACTGTACATGATGGTAGAAGACCGGGGTAAGGATGAAATTTCCGCTCAGAATCTAATGAAGAAACATGAAACACTCGAACAATCGGTTGAAGACTATGCAGATACAATCCGACAGTTGGGAGAGACCGCACGGCAGTTGACTACTGAACAGCACGCTTACAGTGACCAGGTGTCGGTTAAACAATCCCAGTTGGACAAACTTTATGCAGGATTGAAGGATTTGGCCGGTGAACGCCGTGCTCGTTTGGATGAAGCTCTGCAACTCTTCATGTTGAACCGAGAGGTAGATGATCTTGAACAATGGATCGCCGAACGTGAATTGGTTGCAGGGTCGCATGAACTTGGCCAAGATTATGACCACATCACATTATTATGGGAACGATTCAACGAATTTGCCCAAGACACTGCAACCGTAGGAAGCGAACGTGTGGCCAAGGCGAATGGTATTGCGGATGACCTTATAAGTGCTGGTCACTCTGATAGCGCTACAATAGCCGAATGGAAGGATGGTTTGAACGAATCCTGGCAGGATCTTTTGGAACTGATTGAAACTAGGAAGGCTATGCTTGCTGCATCTCGCGAACTGCATAAGTTCTTCCACGACTGCAAAGATGTTCTTGGTCGCATTATTGAAAAGCAACATGGAGTTTCGGATGAACTGGGACGTGATGCTGGTTCTGTGTCAGCTCTACAACGCAaacatcaaaattttattcaggACCTTATGACGCTCCACTCACAAGTACAACTAATTCAGGAAGAATCTGCAAAACTTCAAGCAGCATATGCTGGTGAGAAAGCACGAGAAATCACCAACCGAGAACACGAGGTACTCGCCGCTTGGGCCAATTTGCAGGGCATGTGCGACGCTCGTAAGAACAAACTCGCTGACACGGGAGATTTGTTCAAGTTCTTCAACATGGTCCGTACATTAATGCTTTGGATGGAAGATGTCGTACGACAAATGAACACATCTGAAAAGCCACGTGATGTTTCTGGCGTTGAACTGCTAATGAACAATCATCAAAGTTTAAAAGCAGAAATTGATACCCGCGAGGACAACTTCTCAGCATGCTTGGCTCTTGGAAAAGAGCTGTTAGCAAGGAATCATTACGCTTCTGCAGACATCAAGGAACGCCTGCTACAACTGACTAACAGTAGAAACGCTCTATTACATCGATGGGAAGAACGTTGGGAAAATCTCCAGCTGA TTCTTGAGGTATATCAGTTTGCTCGCGATGCTGCTGTTGCCGAGGCTTGGCTTATTGCACAGGAACCATATTTGATGTCAACGGAACTGGGACACACGATTGacgaagttgaaaatttgattAAGAAACACGAGGCATTCGAAAAATCTGCTGCAGCACAAGAAGAACGTTTCAGTGCTCTAGAGCGATTAACAACG TTTGAGCTCAAAGAAATGAAACGTCGCCAAGAAGCAGCGGAAGAAGCCGAACGTCAACGTTTACAGGCCGAAGCTGAAGCCAAGGCTGCGGCAGAGGCGGAAGCGGAAGCAGCACGGCAGGCTGAAGCGGCCGCACGAGACACAGCCGATGCGCCAGGATCGCCACATTCCCCAAAAGAGCAGGAATCAG TGCATGCAAAACCTAGGCCTGGCAGTAAAGAAGTGACCATGCCTATGCAAGGTCCAAGAACGTCAAGTTCAAGAACGGGTACGGTGCCCAAATATGCCTCTA ATCGCCCGAGCCCGGGAGGTACTGATGAGGGTGTTCAAGAGGGTATTCTAACCAGGAAACACGAATGGGAATCAACGACTAAGAAGTCAACCAACAGGTCCTGGGATAAG GTGTACAGTGTCGCACGTAATGGTCGTCTAGCCTTTTTCAAGGATCAGAAATCATCCAAGTCGGTTCCAGAGCAGACGTTCCGTGGTGAGCCGCCACTGGAGCTGAAGGGAGCCCAGATCGAAATCGCCACTGATTACACCAAGAAGAAGCATGTGTTCAGAATAAA GTTGTCAAACGGAGGAGAATTCCTGCTTCAATGTCATGACGACGCCGAAATGAATCAATGGGTAACTGCTTTGAAAGCCCAGTGCGAGCTTGACGCTAGCGGTGAAGGCCGTTCGTTAACGCTACCCGCGTCATCCCAAAAAGATGAACAAAAGAGACGGTCATTCTTTACCctgaagaaaaa TTAA